One Halichoerus grypus chromosome 1, mHalGry1.hap1.1, whole genome shotgun sequence genomic region harbors:
- the ATP5PF gene encoding ATP synthase peripheral stalk subunit F6, mitochondrial, with amino-acid sequence MILQRLFRFSSLIRSAVSVHLRRNIGVTAVAFNKELDPIQKLFVDKIREYRTKRQASGGPVDTGPEYQQDLERELFKLKQMYGKADMNTFPDFKFEDPKFEVIEKPQS; translated from the exons ATGATTCTTCAGAGGCTCTTCAGGTTCTCCTCTCTAATTCGGTCTGCAGTCTCAGTTCATTTGAGGAGGAACATTGGTGTTACAGCAGTGGCATTTAATAAGGAACTTGATCCTATACAGAAACTCTTCGTGGACAAGATTAGAGAATACAGAACTAAGCGACA GGCCTCCGGAGGACCCGTTGATACTGGCCCAGAGTACCAGCAAGACCTAGAGAGGGAGCTTTTTAAGCTTAAGCAAATGTACGGTAAAGCAGACATGAATACGTTCCCGGACTTCAAATTTGAAG atCCTAAATTTGAAGTCATCGAAAAACCCCAGTCCtga